The genomic stretch ATTCTTCTAGTTCTGGTTGTGTCCCCTAGGCTTCTTTCCTGCTAATGGCCATGTCAAAGGTGGGGTAGGAGTTTAGAGCGtccttccatttttctttggCCTATTGGCATTGTAATtggatttttctctattttttcattcttaatacaaCTTGATTtctagaaaaatatatatatatatatatatattgtgtaGTTTATATTATagtattattactattattaatGTTTTCGTTATATAAATTAATCACATTATATAAATGAGGGTTAAAgccagggttgggttgggcggGCTAAGACCTCAACCCGGACCCGACCCAACCTTGACCCAAGGTTTcagtttttcaaccctaacccaccctcaagGTCAGAAAACTTGGCCTTAGCACAGTTCAAGCACAAGGCGGGTTCAGACCATCAGGGCCAAATTTAAAACCCTAGCAATTGCTGCTCCTTCCCAACCTATGCCACCAACTTTATCTTGTCCATCCCATCTGACTCAACTATTCAACCACATCAACACAAATGCTACAACTTTATCGCTAGGGAATATATGGGCTTTGCCCATCCTCTAGCCTAAAAGACCTTATCAATGACATGTAAAAAGGATTGACATATTACATTTCTTCGTTTTTGGTACTTTGTATTGAAACCTTGtgtaatcttcttcttcttctttttttttttgtacaagtTGTGGCCATCTACCTTTACCGTATTTACGAACTATAAATTCTCCTTAAATTTGCTGCACTTCTTCTCTTACAAGTTGTGGCAGTTACCTTGAAACTTCAAATATTCCTCAGGCCATCTGGGTTTATCCTTCACATTAAAATCTTTCATTATTTCAATTCATTAACATAAAACAAAATCGTTAGTGGTTTGTTATCATATCTTCAGTTATACATTTAATTTGTTCTATGTTTGGACAATTCTCAACTATATATCTCATGTCCCGTAGTCACATTCCATTCTTTGTTAGGTTAAATGGCTTTCATGGAGACTTTGTTATCTCTGATCTATTTCCTCTCAAGTGCATTGTTACTACATTCTGCTGCTATTCATGAAAGTCCCCAGTCCATCACTATAAACCTCATTCACCCATTCTCTGTCCACTCACCATTTTATCTAGGGAAGAACATAACAGAAGTGCAGAAGTTTAATCTTCTTATTCAAGCCACAGCAGCCCGTATGGATCATCTATTCCCAACCACAACATTGAATTAAGGAAACTACAGGAATGGTAGCAGCGAGGTTGATGAAATAGTCGCAATAGTGGAATATACAGGTACTTACTATGTAGCCGAGGTGGGTATCGGTACATTTCCCACAAGAAAGGGTCTTCCTTATTACTTGCTTATGGATACTGGAAGCCACACTACTTGGGTTCAATGTGAAGGTTGCAATCCATGCTTTTCCCTAATACAGACACCCAATTTCCCATTTCAAAGATCTCAAAGTTATAGGTCCATTCCATGTGGTCACCAAGAGTGTCCGACTCCAAGAGAAGCTTGCTATGGATCATCCTGTGGATTCAAAGCAAGATACGGTAGTTCCGTTGGGCCTTCGACAAGGGAAACCATCGCAAAAGAGACCTTAACCTTCTCTTCTGATAGATTGGGAGATACAGAATTGCATGACAACATATTCTTGGCATGTGGCTTAGAGAATCAAAACATTCGCTTTCCACAACCGAATAAAATTGCTGGAGTATTGGGATTAGGGCCTGGAGGCCCTGGAACTTCTCCGATATGGAGCCAAGTACTAAAAAAACGCTTCTCTTATTGCTTAGCTGCCTCTGAGCAAACCAGTTCTCGGTTACATATTGGAGAAGGTGCAAGGATGGTAGGACCACAAGTTGTGTCTACACCATTGGTGAAAGGAGCTAACCCTTCACTCTACTATGTGGGATTGAAAGATATTGGCATTGCAGGGACTCGCCTTAGGATACAAGGATTATACGCCGGTGGTTGCATCATAGATACAGGAGCTCCGTATAGTTCACTACTTCCTAATGCTTATGCCATGGTGAGAAATGGTTTTATTCAGTATTTCGCACAGTTTGGTATGCAACCATACGGTAATGGAAGTAGACCAAGCGATCTGCCTAGATTTGATCTCTGTTTCCCTAGGACGCCGCCTGGTTTTAGGTTTCCAACTATGACATTCCATTTCAGAGGAGCTGATCTTGTTGTGCAGCCTACTAGTGTTTTTGTAGTAGGGGCAAATTTTATTTGTGTTGCACTTAAATCAAGCGACAAAAAAACAATGCTTGGAGCTTATCAGCAAACCCAACATGAGTTCTCCTTTGATTTGGAGATTGGAAATAGAGGAACTCTCTTCTTTGCTCCGAACAATTGTGGAGCCCCTACTTGatattatttttgtcttttctgAAATAGTTTGTACTCagcaatcaaaataaaagtttCCGTTTAATGACTCATCTTTTTAGTTTCATAGCCAATTTCTCTGGCTCATTGTTTTAATAACCAAAGATCAAATTGAGGAAATTTTGAGTAGCCACATGGCTTCTCAAAATTTCCATTGACTGAGGTTTTGGTTTTCATCATGTTTGTAGGGACTAGATCAGGCCCCATTAACTAGTGCGCCTAGGGTATGTTAAATAGTACATGCTCATCTATTTGGTGTGTGTAATTCGATATCGTCCAAGTTTAGGTTAGGGTCTTAAGACTGGGCCATGAGACTGGGCCAAGACAAGCCCAATATTTGGCAAACATAAAATCTAATAGTAGAATTTAATATTTCTTGGAAAGTAAGAGTTTTGATGCATGAGTGGTGAAAAAGAATCTCTATAGCCACTAAAAAATGATCGAGAAAGCCATCAAATTTGGGTTCAAATTTCTAGGGACTGTTGTGGGTGATCTAGTTGGAGTACCATAGGCTTAGGTACGGTTGGCCTAAGTTGGAAAGAGTTACGAGTTATTTTAGAAGGTACCAAATCCTCTTCAAAAAGAGTCTCCGAAATCATCAATGCCCTGGGTGATAAAATTAGATGTCTACAATATCCTATTGTGATCAACCAAAATCCAATGACTAGGTCCTTATATACATTGACAATATAGAGGAGGCATGATTCTGTACTCATTTAGAGATAGTATATCACATTTGTTTATTATAGAAGGAGCACAATAACACATATTAACATTTCTGTACATAACATGTATCATtagataaataaatttatatagGATCAAGTTTTCCTCAGGTCACAGTTAATGGAAATGTGCCCATTTGGCTAGACTATAGGGGGAGAGAATGGGGTcacatatgtatgtatgtatctATGTAtgtatgcatgcatgcatgtatgtatgtatatatatatcatactattatatataaGCTCTTGGGTGAAACTTAGCTCTGATGGCTGCACACTCGGTAATCCGGGTCACGCTGGAGGTGGTGGTATCCTTAGGGATCACGATGGAAAAATGTTGATCAGCTATCAGATTTTCTTCGGAATTTCGAATAGCTTCTCAGCAAAGATATGGAGTATTTTGAAAGGGATTAAGCTCGCTCGTGCCAAGGGCTTTCAGCAGTTGTGGATTGAGTCTGACTCTTCTGTGGTAGTTTCCTTCTTTCACCATAGGCttattccatggtttgctcttCAGGTGTGGAACCATATTCTTAGCTACTTAAATGCTATTGTGTGGAAGATATCCCACTGTTACAGAGAAGCCAACCCTGTTGCGGATTTTCTGGCTAAGGAAACTGCTAAAACTGGGACATCTTTTGATGATGTTTCTCTATCTCTTCGCATCAGGCATGAATTAGCTATTGACGAAGCAGGCCGTACTTGCTTTAGATTTTTGAGATAGCGGGTGTGagtctctgttgatggcaatgccaaaggtggagacTCACTTCAGGCTCTTGCATTATATTTCTTTTCTACTTTTCCTTATATTTTAATACAATCTGAccttctaaagaaaaaaaaatataaaagcacgaagtggcaaatctttcactcgacaatttttccctttcctctttACAATCCTTTTTCTCcatcctttttattattttttaaaattgctggtatcttttatatttttattttacttaaaCACTCTCTAAATTTAATTCCTTTATTGTTCTAATATCTCACGTcccctctctatctctcctattttctttttttttttcttttccaaaagtgAAAGTCTACGACCTATTTTCTCTTTGCGATCGAAACTCTCTCTCACCCTCAAGCGAACCAGAAAACTGTCCTTCCAAAAGGTGAACTCCCTCTCCCACCATCAAAAGATCTCTTAAGATAGGTGGCTTTCTAAAAATCAGATTGAAATTGGATATTCCTTTGTCATTCttttcatttatcaaaattgcagagaaaattaatggttgaaggtGATAGGAACTGCCTTTTGAAAACTCACTTTTCAGACACTATATTCCCAAAATGCCACATTCCAATCGAAGATAATTTGCTTTCACCAATTTTCCTAGTAAGCAGACAAGCCTTCATTTATATTTCTAAATTGAGGGTGGTGAGTTCATTTAATGTTTCactgtcatatatatatatatatatatattttaataccCAGGGTGTCCAGATCTTTGACCCAACTAATCTCTGGGGTCACTATGATACCGGTTACACAAGACCGAATCAATCCGAGATGGAAACTCTTGTGCGGTGGCCCTAAGAAGTTAGGTGCAACGTGTAGCGACCCCAAATCCGAGGTAAGGGTATGGTCACTCCCTCACGAGTGAtaatcaaatgatcaaaaaaaatatgacaACTCATCAAAAATCTTACTCATAATATCCTCCATAAGGATTAAATGTTTATTAATATTACAAAGTTCCATTACATCAAATTGTCAGGATCTTCCCTTGGTGGCAATACTTATAATTCAAATCCCTTAAAATTGTACATTTCTATTGAGAAATACAACATATCCAttaattacaagaaaatttaCACTTATTAGCTAACAAATGAAATATTCATCCATATGGCTGGTTTCTTTCCGGTCTTATAGCATTGATCTTCATCTGTAGAAAAAGATATATAATGATGGGGTAAGCTCGATAGCTCAGTGAGAGAAACCTCCCTAGATATACACACACAGGCACACACAAtaataaatattataatatCCATATTTATACCCTCCCACATGTGTATATCAAGCAAGTAATATCATTGTCATAATAATAGTGATCCTACAATGATCCATCATATTGTGCGAACAATCTTGACACTATGCACTCACCTTTTCTTCCCCTACTAGGCGAGGTACGTAACCTAACCTCATTCTCAATACACAAAGAACCATAACATATATTTGTACATCATTTCACAATATAGTCGCAATTATATTTCTTGTTTCATGTATATAATGTATCACTGCAAATATTCATTTATCTCATAATAATAACCTCAATCGCAATATCCCAATTTGTACTTCAGATGCAAACATTCCATCGTAAATGAACAAATAGTCTTAATGGCTATCATCATGATATTTATCACATCAGTATAGTAAATAATACATATATGCATCCATCACACAACCGAGTtaatatgaaaaagttatgatatttttattaaacaAAGGTCTGTCTGCCAAGACAGTAAATCCAAATCTGAAGTGGAGTTTTAGgattcaaaatttccaaattttgacTCAAATCCTTGAGTTCATTCACATGCATTCTGTAACCTACATGAATAATTCTTCTTAAGTTCATCTCACACTCAAATCTCACAAGTATTTCTTGAATAAGAGTATGTAAGTTAGTACACTAACCTGAAATTCTGAAATCTTGTACTCAAGTATTTAGAAGCTTAAACTAAACAAGACCTCCCAATCTCTTAGATATTTTTCAGAAATAAGCTTTATTTTCCCTCaaatctccttctccctctttagATTCAAGCTTGAGTTGTTGTAGAACCTCATTTTTCTCCATCCgttattcttctcctcttcattTCATGAGCTCTTTCTCTTCAacatcttccctttttctccttctctttctcttcacaTAATAGAAGTAgagaatgagaaagaaaaactcACCAGTTTATCCTCCCAATATATCATTGCCTAAATTTAGGATTTCTAAATTGTCTAAATTACGCCTTGACTCATCACTTGCATGGCATTTAAGTAATGACACCTATATTTTGATGGTACCCTCATActtatatttattcattttaaaCTCTTTAACTTTTATAATAATGCAATTCACCCCATATGTGTGAAATCATCATAATATCGCTATCCACCTATTTCATCACCAATAGGATTCATTGCATGTCTAGTGTCTACTACCATGTCACTATTTATGGTACCCTTGAATAGTATATTTAATACGAATTATCCATTTTACCCTCACTATGTCCAACTATTTACACCAATGGGATTGAAAATTGTGAAATTACATTCCTACCCCTTGACCACCTCTCCTAGAGCCAATGTATGGATTAAACTTGTCATCTCATCAAGTGGTCACCCATCATGTggatttactattttaccctcaGCTTGGCTTGAAAgtaacatgtgggacccaccacTAACTTGTAAAGTAAAAGAATAGGTGGAAAGCACTTAAGGGGACTTGATCCCACAACCTTAGCTTTCATAAGGAATCATACAGCCATTGGGACATTTTATCCATTAATGATATAGGCATATGACAATTTTATAATGTACACACACTATTATACAAAACTTAAATTGAATACATAACGGTAATTTTCAATTACCTATATTATCCACACCTCATAAAATCCCGCAAAGCCATCGAAAGGGAGAAATTTTGGTGTCGACCCTATAAGATCCACcacaaaatatattttattaataaatcttGGGACGGGGTATTGCACAGCGGCAAAGATTTGATCATGGGATCTCGCCTCCTGAGATGGAGTAccgtgtcccctccaagccaactacACTAATCCCTTGGAGTTTCAGTGCCACATTGACAACTTATGTTCAATCCAACTTCTTGCTGTGAATATCAAAagtctcttttctttctctacttTTGGTTGGGGGATGCTTCTTGCTAGAGATGGAATTAGATAGACTAGGATATAATACATCCCAAATCATTCTAGATAAGTTGTAGTGAACTACCAGTAAAATATTATCATGATCGGTTACTCATTCAACATACATTGTACTTGTATATTTTTATATAAGCACAAATAAATGAATCTATCTCTTTGATAAAGCAATCATATCTTATGGATTGGTTAGGGATCAAGAGGGTATGAACAGGGCACATATCTCTAGCCTATAGACCAGTACAACCTTACCCTTTCCCCCCGTGACACCATGCTTCAATGATGATCTACTTCACATAGACAGAACTGTCTTattaaactcttttttttttttttcttttttgggtaggtATTTTAGGTTTAAACCTCCCCATCTTTGATTCATTTGCAATTATCCTAaagtatttttctttcatttcgtACATGCATAACATTAATCTCCATGTAGGAAAGTAGTATACCCTACTAATTAAACTCTTGAAAATAATTCAATGAAAGAGATAAAGATTTACATTGCTTTTGCATTGAGTTCCCTCCACTTCCTTAGTGGACTTCTATGAAGAAATGTTAGGCATTCGAAAAGTACCTCAGcattttaatcttatttagCAGTTTTTAGATACAGCTCTCTTCTTTTCACCTTCTTTAGCATGGTACCACCAAACTTCAAGCTCAATGAAAGGAAATTACTGAGATGGTCAAATGTGTGCTTATTATTCtccttttttataatttttctcaCCTTTTTGTTGTGGTGATTAAAACATATCTTTCAATCCAAATAATTTTAGAGTGTTGTGTTTCCTGGTTCTGGTTCTTCAATTATTCTTTTGCACACTATGACTAATAGGTACTACCAGCAATATAGCGTCTATTTGACAAACTCATTCTCATTTTCCCTTTCCTGTCCCTTTCTCTAATAAATGAGGATTTATTAAGATGAAGCAGAACAAGTAATTGGAAGTTCTCTTGTAGTGGTAGAGGCCTCGAAGGAAGACTTCTTTTGCACACTTGTTTTTCTTTGAGCCATGAATCACAGTTTTTCGCACTTTCATTTCTCTTAATGTTTTACATATCAGTGATTCTTCCACAATTATCCAAAAAACAgtaaggctctgtttggtattgtttctattccaaaaatgacgtttcgtgtcaaaaacgaaaatttcagtttgtgtcaaaatgccgtttttaaaagaaaaaatggtgtttcaaaatttcaaatttttatcgTGAACGATAGTTCCTTGttttgtaaaatggaatgaaactgggaagacggaagtccaatctcatttttttcagttttttttctctttttgttccaaaaaaacagaaacaaaccaTAAgcgcaccaaacactttatttcattttttcgttccaatagaatgaaaacactccaaaaacatttttttagaacaaaacaAATGGAGTCTTAGTATGCATACATGATGAATAGGCtgccatgagagagagagagagagagagagagagagagagcatggaTTGGATATGGAAGCATTAGAGTTCACGCAACATATAATAAGAAACGTACAGAATGGGAGActgatttatattatatatattgaaaaaaaaattaatgtggATGACCCCATTAGAGAAAGTGGGTTTCTTCCGCTTCTTCTTCCCcactcactctctcttccctaaacgtggaggagaaaaatcCTCCCCCATTTAACATATCTCTATAATATCCCCATGTAACATCTGtccataataatttaaaaaaaaaaatctatccatAATTATCTGTCTCAATATCTCTATCACACACTCTATTCCCTAATGgggtggaggagagaaattctCCCCCATTTAAtatatctccataattatttaaaaaaaaaattctccataattatctctctcaatctctctctctctaacacactctctcttccctaatcgtggaggagagaaattctCCCCCATTTAacatctctccataattatttaaaaaaaaaattctctccataattatctctctctctctctctcactctcactctcactctcttccctaaacgtggaggagagaaattctCCCCCTCCCCACTTGTAACACCCATATTTACTTCTCTCTTAAAGTCACCACTCTGATTCACTCTCATTCACATTCACAGAGATCctcaaattatatatatatatatatatatatatatattcaagtgCGTGGATAGCTTGCAGTAGTTCTTCTCTGGCCGATTTCATCAAACCCCAGTTGAgaagttattaattgaggaTTCACAAagatgaataataataataatatatgggGATCGGTGATGTTCTTTCCTGTTCCTGTAGGTGGAGTTCTGGATGTGTTTCCTGCTGATGTTATTCGGATACATCCCCAGAATCGTATATGCTATTTATGCCATCACCAAGTGaattaaactaaaaaaaaaaaaaattctctttctcGCTCGCTCCCTGTCTGTCTTTGTGGCGGTTTGTAGGTTtctaattgaaaaataaaaatcagattttttcttaaaaacttttgatttgattcaataaAAGATTACTCTTTCAGGGGTTTGGTTGAAACTTTTGATTCGATTGTAAATCTTTCACAAGAAAGGAAATATGATTTACGCCGGGAGTTCCATCTCTTGGTTTGCTTTTCTACTTTTTCTCCTTTAGGTTGTTATTAGACTATccatgtttattttattttatctttatttccTGGAATCATTCATGTGGTGTCACACACTCCTTTCATCAAGCTCAGAATTGGTGGGGTCAGCCACATCTCGGCGTATTCACCGTTGATCTTATTAAGAACAAGTACTAATCCATGAGATGAATGTGCTATCAAGCTGCAACATTTGTTATGTATTCTAAACtcgttcttttttctctttttcattttttttttttttcaggtcaTTAGCTGATGGTACATATCAGATATGGGATTCTAGAAACTTTAACTTCACACTTAACATATAAGGCTCAGATAAACCAAACCATGAGATGCATGTGCTATCTAGCAATGAAATCAGTGTGAATTATGTGCAATTTAGGTAAGTCTGTCTTGGGTAATAGACAAACTATTTAGTATGAAATTTAACCTATTGATCCTTATTCCCATGTCCTTGTGCAGTGGTTGTATTGTGCCATCAAGATCTTCTACAATTGATTCTTTGAAGGAGAAGAATTCTTTATGTAAGATGTGGCATGCCTTAGTAGTATTTTGgaagtacaatttttttatttttttcatttttttttcttttttttttttttattttttttttacgtgTTTTTCTTCTCAGCTTGTTTGGCATGGATGCAAGAGTAGTTCTTGATAATGTA from Macadamia integrifolia cultivar HAES 741 chromosome 14, SCU_Mint_v3, whole genome shotgun sequence encodes the following:
- the LOC122060783 gene encoding aspartic proteinase nepenthesin-1-like, producing MDTGSHTTWVQCEGCNPCFSLIQTPNFPFQRSQSYRSIPCGHQECPTPREACYGSSCGFKARYGSSVGPSTRETIAKETLTFSSDRLGDTELHDNIFLACGLENQNIRFPQPNKIAGVLGLGPGGPGTSPIWSQVLKKRFSYCLAASEQTSSRLHIGEGARMVGPQVVSTPLVKGANPSLYYVGLKDIGIAGTRLRIQGLYAGGCIIDTGAPYSSLLPNAYAMVRNGFIQYFAQFGMQPYGNGSRPSDLPRFDLCFPRTPPGFRFPTMTFHFRGADLVVQPTSVFVVGANFICVALKSSDKKTMLGAYQQTQHEFSFDLEIGNRGTLFFAPNNCGAPT
- the LOC122060784 gene encoding uncharacterized protein LOC122060784, producing the protein MLISYQIFFGISNSFSAKIWSILKGIKLARAKGFQQLWIESDSSVVVSFFHHRLIPWFALQVWNHILSYLNAIVWKISHCYREANPVADFLAKETAKTGTSFDDVSLSLRIRHELAIDEAGRTCFRFLR